A stretch of the Syntrophales bacterium genome encodes the following:
- a CDS encoding ATP-binding protein codes for AEAMTEVKSGKLKVKSEKEGEFIKLSISDMGKGVSEEDRKRIFDPFFTTKGKGTGLGLAICQRIVEAHKGEIEVKSEVGKGTTFVVNLPVQ; via the coding sequence GCTGAGGCGATGACAGAAGTTAAAAGTGGAAAGTTGAAAGTGAAAAGTGAGAAAGAAGGGGAATTTATCAAACTCAGCATTTCTGATATGGGCAAAGGGGTAAGCGAGGAAGACCGCAAACGGATATTTGACCCATTTTTTACCACAAAAGGCAAAGGCACAGGTTTGGGTTTAGCCATTTGCCAGCGTATCGTTGAGGCACACAAAGGCGAGATTGAGGTCAAAAGTGAGGTAGGCAAAGGAACGACATTTGTGGTCAATCTGCCAGTTCAATAA
- a CDS encoding efflux RND transporter permease subunit has protein sequence MLKMIIQTSMKLRLPAIIIAVILVGLGIFQLRDTSIEVFPDFGPVRVEVQTEALGLSPEEVENLITNPMEQEFFNGMPWLHKIRSKSLPGLSSIEMIFEPGTDPIQARQVVQERLTMVPALPQVSKAPLVIQPVATTSRLMIIGLFSKKLSLIDISVLARWKIRQRLLSVPGVANVSIWGFRDRQLQVLIDPERLKKYKVRLDDVIQTVGNAMWSSPLTFVEASTPGTGGFIDTANQRIEIQHIQPIKTAKELAKVTVEDFEDRALTLGQVAQVVENHQLLIGDAIVKDSPGVLLVVERFPNTSIMEVTRRVDKALDAMRPGLSEIEIDTSIYRAASFVEAGHTNLIKRLEVGLVLLLIFLFVIYLPNWRKAFISIFTITLSMIAGWLVLSALGTELNMMVIAGLIMALVIIIDDGIVYIDNISYRLREHRSKGSSTPVAGTILAGALEMGIPLLTTLLIVVVLVAPVFVLGEVNGPFLQSLVRSYALAALVSMAATLIITPALSLALLTPEKYKPAESPIIAGLRRGYLSVLKGIVGKPVVAAVIAGVVIVAGVVLLPFIGKLNLIPQLKGHDFLVKLEASSGTSLSKMSKLTTEASKELRSIPGVRNVGGHIGRASTSDKLTNIDTAELWISIKQGTDHTATINAIKKLFNKGYPELKSMVTTYPNHRYREVAAEHGGDDLVVRVYGRFYDILEEKAEEIIKNISNVAGVVDPQIKLPVFEPTVEIEVLIPEAAAQGLKPGDVRRAAATMVAGITAGNLFEEQKIFDVVVWGESDKRDSLSDINEMPIETPNGNLVRLKDVADVRLLPNPSIIEHDAVSRYVDIIVGVQGRSLGEVTKDIEKRLAKINFPIEHHVEVLGEAVQRETKGRIFLGYIIAALIVVFFLLQSRFSSWRLASMLFLLLPLGLAGSVMAAILLPNTPSILSLMSGLAVAVITARGSILLITRYQHLEHKESKVFGPDLVLLGSEQRFGAILLSTLAIVLVTVPLLISRMVSGLELVVPIAAILFGGLLAATLLNLFVLPVLYLRFGANTKPEDLGLESSQSSELDFQ, from the coding sequence ATGTTAAAAATGATCATTCAAACAAGTATGAAACTCCGGTTGCCGGCAATAATCATTGCCGTCATTCTTGTGGGGTTGGGAATCTTCCAGCTCCGTGATACTTCCATTGAGGTCTTCCCCGACTTCGGGCCTGTGCGCGTCGAGGTCCAGACAGAGGCCCTCGGGCTTTCACCGGAAGAGGTGGAAAATCTGATTACTAATCCGATGGAGCAGGAATTTTTCAACGGGATGCCCTGGTTGCACAAAATTCGCTCCAAATCACTTCCCGGGCTGTCGTCTATTGAGATGATTTTCGAGCCCGGAACAGACCCCATCCAGGCCAGACAGGTAGTCCAGGAGCGTCTAACTATGGTTCCTGCCCTCCCCCAGGTATCGAAGGCACCACTCGTTATCCAGCCAGTAGCGACTACGAGCCGTCTTATGATAATCGGACTATTCTCCAAGAAGCTCTCACTTATCGATATTTCAGTGCTGGCACGCTGGAAGATCAGGCAGCGCCTGCTCAGTGTACCCGGGGTTGCCAACGTGTCTATCTGGGGCTTCCGGGATAGACAGCTCCAGGTCCTTATCGATCCGGAACGCTTGAAAAAGTATAAGGTTCGCCTCGACGATGTCATCCAGACAGTGGGTAACGCCATGTGGTCTTCACCCCTGACCTTTGTTGAGGCCTCAACACCGGGAACCGGCGGTTTTATCGATACCGCGAATCAGCGTATCGAGATCCAGCACATACAGCCCATCAAGACAGCGAAAGAACTTGCTAAGGTAACTGTTGAGGATTTCGAGGACCGGGCGCTTACCCTCGGCCAGGTAGCCCAGGTAGTTGAAAACCACCAACTGCTCATTGGTGACGCGATTGTCAAGGACAGCCCGGGAGTTTTGCTTGTTGTAGAACGTTTTCCCAACACCAGCATCATGGAGGTAACCCGTAGAGTTGACAAGGCGTTAGATGCCATGCGCCCGGGATTATCAGAGATTGAGATCGACACATCCATTTACAGGGCGGCCTCCTTTGTTGAGGCCGGACACACCAATCTCATCAAAAGATTAGAGGTTGGATTAGTCCTGCTTCTTATCTTCCTGTTTGTGATATACCTGCCTAATTGGCGCAAAGCCTTCATCAGTATCTTTACAATTACTTTGTCCATGATCGCCGGATGGCTCGTTCTCTCGGCATTAGGAACTGAGCTGAATATGATGGTTATCGCCGGGCTGATAATGGCATTGGTCATTATCATTGATGATGGCATCGTTTATATAGACAACATTTCATATCGGCTCCGAGAGCACCGTTCCAAAGGGAGCAGCACTCCCGTGGCAGGTACCATTCTGGCGGGAGCATTAGAAATGGGTATTCCGCTTCTCACAACCCTATTGATAGTTGTTGTTTTGGTAGCTCCGGTTTTCGTACTCGGTGAAGTTAACGGTCCTTTTCTGCAATCTCTGGTCCGCAGCTATGCCCTGGCGGCCCTTGTATCAATGGCAGCTACCCTCATTATTACCCCTGCCCTATCACTCGCTTTATTGACCCCAGAAAAATACAAGCCTGCTGAATCTCCCATTATAGCAGGATTAAGAAGGGGTTATCTCAGTGTTCTGAAGGGTATAGTCGGTAAACCTGTAGTAGCGGCTGTTATAGCAGGTGTCGTTATAGTGGCCGGCGTGGTATTACTGCCCTTTATCGGCAAGTTAAACCTGATTCCCCAGCTTAAGGGCCACGATTTCCTGGTCAAACTGGAAGCCAGTTCCGGTACCTCACTGTCCAAGATGTCCAAATTAACCACAGAAGCCAGCAAGGAATTGCGTTCCATCCCCGGAGTACGCAATGTGGGCGGGCACATCGGGCGTGCTTCAACCTCTGACAAACTGACTAACATCGACACAGCGGAGCTTTGGATCAGCATCAAACAAGGCACTGACCACACCGCCACCATTAATGCTATAAAGAAATTGTTCAACAAGGGTTATCCGGAATTGAAGTCCATGGTAACCACTTATCCCAACCACCGCTACCGGGAGGTGGCCGCGGAGCATGGCGGCGATGACCTGGTGGTTCGTGTCTACGGCAGGTTTTATGACATACTTGAAGAAAAGGCAGAAGAGATAATAAAAAACATCTCCAATGTAGCCGGGGTGGTCGACCCACAGATAAAACTCCCGGTCTTCGAACCAACTGTTGAAATTGAAGTTCTCATTCCCGAGGCTGCAGCACAAGGGCTTAAGCCCGGTGACGTCCGACGCGCGGCAGCGACTATGGTAGCCGGTATTACCGCGGGAAACCTGTTTGAAGAGCAAAAGATCTTCGACGTCGTAGTGTGGGGTGAATCTGATAAGCGGGATAGCCTCTCTGACATCAACGAAATGCCTATCGAAACTCCAAACGGTAACCTGGTGCGACTTAAAGATGTTGCAGATGTGCGCCTTCTTCCAAATCCCTCTATCATTGAACACGATGCCGTTTCCCGTTATGTGGACATCATTGTAGGAGTGCAGGGACGCTCTTTAGGCGAGGTAACAAAGGATATTGAGAAACGCCTTGCAAAGATAAACTTCCCCATTGAACACCATGTGGAAGTCCTCGGAGAGGCAGTGCAGCGTGAAACCAAAGGCCGCATCTTCCTGGGCTACATCATCGCCGCCCTGATCGTGGTGTTCTTCCTGCTCCAATCCCGCTTTTCCAGTTGGCGGCTTGCCAGCATGCTTTTTCTCCTTTTACCCCTGGGGCTTGCCGGATCAGTCATGGCTGCCATTTTGCTGCCTAATACTCCATCGATCCTCTCACTTATGAGCGGCCTTGCAGTAGCCGTAATCACTGCCCGAGGTAGCATCTTGCTAATAACCCGTTACCAGCATCTTGAACATAAGGAGAGTAAGGTCTTCGGACCTGATCTGGTACTCCTCGGATCGGAACAGAGGTTTGGGGCTATTCTCCTGAGCACCCTGGCTATCGTGTTAGTTACGGTTCCCCTGCTAATCAGTAGGATGGTGTCGGGACTGGAGCTCGTGGTTCCCATTGCTGCCATTCTCTTCGGAGGTCTTCTCGCTGCCACACTGCTTAACCTGTTTGTCCTGCCAGTACTGTATCTGCGATTCGGAGCAAACACTAAACCCGAAGATTTGGGTCTTGAAAGTAGCCAGTCTTCGGAACTTGACTTTCAATGA
- a CDS encoding efflux RND transporter permease subunit, with protein sequence MISWIIRKSLGLRFLVVIGAAMLVIFGMMQIRNMPVDVYPEFAPPRVEIQTLALGLSAADVEALVTVPIEEALNGVEGLDVLRSRSIPDLSSVLLIFKPGVDLMKARLLVQERVREATSVLPIWASAPFMIQPLSSTSRVMKIGLSVKDKSTQKLIDTALTAYWSIRPRLMRVPGVANVAIWGDRWNVLLVQADPKLMNEKGVSLINVMESTADALDVGMFKFSSGHEIGMGGFIDTPEQRYGIRHILPYLEPEQLAQMPVDVSPGHKPVTLGDVSTVIRDIQPHLNGDAIINEDIGLMMIVEKLPWGNTLEITRGVEEALAKMAPGLPGIEIDTQIFRPATFIEESISNLSKSMLFGCILVIIMLAAFLYEWRVTLISVVAIPLSLITAVLVLYFRGASINTMVLAGLVIALGAVVDDAIIDIENIVRRLRQYQREEIKKPMAKIILEASMEIRGAVIYSSLIEIAALAPIFFTGGLTGSFFKPLALSYCLAIAASTVTALTVTPAMALLLMTKAPPKEKESPIALWLQAGYKKLLVPIISRPIAAYVVLGVVIVAGLSTLPFLGEELFPAFKERDFLMHWVAKPGTSHPEMLRICKAASKELLSVPGVRNFGAHIGQGTLADEPVGMNFAENWISLDKSVDYDKTVAAVKEVVGGYPGLYRDVQTYLKERTKEVLTGTSDALVVRIFGDNLDIMRKKAEEIKTIMSGIDGIIEEHIDLQIEIPQLQVEVDLAAALQYGIKPGDVRRAAATFIASEEAGDIWKDGKNIEVHIWSTPENRNSIESVSNLLLDTKDGRRVRLGDLATVQIRPAPNVLLREDSSRRMDIAGNVYGRDLGSVARELKQKLTKMKFPLGYHAEMLGEYQERQRAQNILIIITWFALFAILLILHESMERNWRLALMVMLLLPVAMIGGIIATGISSAVISLGSLVGFLTILGIATRNGILMISHFRHLERYEGETFGPDLVLRGARERLSPILMTALTTALALIPLVVAGTVPGHEIEYPTAVVILGGLTTSTLINLFVVPSLYLRFGGGIISKPENS encoded by the coding sequence ATGATATCTTGGATTATAAGAAAAAGCTTAGGGCTGAGATTCCTGGTTGTTATCGGAGCAGCGATGCTGGTGATATTCGGAATGATGCAGATCCGTAATATGCCGGTGGACGTCTATCCGGAGTTTGCTCCACCGCGGGTCGAGATTCAAACCTTGGCATTAGGGCTGTCCGCGGCGGATGTTGAGGCACTGGTTACAGTGCCCATTGAGGAAGCCCTCAATGGAGTGGAGGGGCTGGATGTTTTACGTTCCCGCTCTATACCTGATCTGTCTTCTGTTCTGCTCATCTTCAAACCCGGGGTAGACCTTATGAAAGCAAGACTGTTGGTTCAGGAGCGTGTGCGGGAGGCAACATCAGTACTGCCAATTTGGGCCAGCGCTCCCTTTATGATTCAACCCCTCTCCTCTACAAGCCGGGTAATGAAGATTGGCCTATCCGTAAAAGACAAGTCCACTCAGAAATTGATCGACACCGCATTGACCGCCTATTGGAGCATACGCCCCCGGCTTATGCGGGTTCCAGGAGTGGCGAATGTTGCAATATGGGGTGACCGATGGAATGTACTGTTGGTGCAGGCTGACCCCAAACTGATGAACGAGAAGGGAGTCTCCCTAATCAATGTTATGGAGTCTACTGCTGATGCCCTCGACGTGGGAATGTTCAAATTCTCCAGTGGGCATGAGATCGGCATGGGGGGATTTATCGATACCCCGGAGCAGCGGTATGGCATTCGCCATATCCTGCCCTACCTTGAACCTGAACAACTGGCCCAGATGCCTGTTGATGTCTCACCGGGACATAAACCCGTCACCCTGGGTGATGTGTCCACGGTAATACGGGATATACAGCCTCACCTAAATGGTGACGCCATTATTAATGAGGACATCGGCCTTATGATGATAGTAGAAAAACTGCCCTGGGGTAATACCCTTGAGATAACCCGCGGGGTTGAAGAGGCCCTGGCTAAGATGGCCCCCGGCCTGCCGGGAATCGAAATCGACACACAGATCTTCCGGCCGGCGACCTTTATTGAGGAATCCATCAGCAATCTCAGCAAATCCATGCTTTTCGGTTGTATTCTTGTGATCATAATGCTTGCTGCCTTTCTCTACGAATGGCGGGTTACCCTAATCAGTGTCGTGGCCATTCCATTATCCCTGATAACCGCTGTCCTTGTATTATACTTCCGCGGGGCCTCAATCAATACAATGGTTTTGGCAGGGCTTGTTATCGCCCTCGGCGCGGTTGTTGACGATGCGATTATTGACATAGAAAATATTGTCCGGCGTTTACGCCAGTATCAACGGGAAGAAATTAAGAAGCCGATGGCGAAGATTATACTGGAAGCCTCCATGGAGATTCGTGGAGCCGTCATCTATTCAAGCCTGATCGAAATAGCTGCTTTGGCTCCGATATTTTTTACTGGAGGATTGACAGGATCATTTTTTAAGCCCCTTGCTCTCTCTTACTGCCTGGCAATAGCAGCATCTACCGTGACTGCCCTTACCGTCACTCCTGCAATGGCTCTGCTGCTGATGACAAAGGCGCCACCCAAGGAAAAGGAATCTCCTATAGCCCTGTGGCTGCAGGCGGGTTACAAAAAATTGCTTGTTCCCATTATTAGCCGTCCCATTGCCGCCTACGTTGTGCTTGGAGTGGTCATAGTCGCAGGGCTCTCAACTTTACCATTCCTCGGGGAGGAGTTGTTTCCCGCCTTTAAAGAACGGGACTTCCTGATGCACTGGGTGGCCAAGCCAGGTACCTCTCATCCGGAAATGCTGCGGATTTGTAAGGCGGCAAGCAAGGAATTACTTTCTGTCCCGGGAGTCCGCAACTTCGGCGCTCACATCGGGCAAGGAACCCTGGCCGACGAGCCAGTAGGCATGAACTTCGCGGAGAATTGGATTAGCCTCGACAAATCAGTTGACTACGATAAAACCGTTGCAGCGGTTAAAGAGGTTGTCGGGGGCTACCCGGGTCTGTATCGCGATGTACAGACTTACCTCAAAGAACGTACAAAAGAGGTACTCACCGGTACTAGCGACGCTCTGGTGGTGCGTATCTTTGGTGATAACCTGGATATTATGCGCAAGAAGGCTGAGGAGATAAAGACCATTATGTCCGGGATTGACGGAATTATTGAGGAGCATATAGACCTTCAGATCGAGATCCCCCAGCTCCAGGTTGAAGTGGATCTTGCCGCCGCATTGCAATATGGTATTAAGCCCGGAGATGTGCGGAGAGCCGCCGCTACTTTTATCGCAAGCGAGGAAGCTGGAGACATCTGGAAAGACGGGAAGAATATCGAGGTACATATATGGAGTACCCCAGAGAATCGAAACAGCATTGAAAGTGTAAGCAATCTCCTTCTGGACACCAAGGATGGTCGACGTGTGCGGTTAGGTGATCTGGCTACAGTTCAGATAAGGCCGGCTCCTAATGTGCTGTTACGGGAGGACAGTTCACGCCGTATGGATATCGCTGGAAATGTATACGGACGTGACCTTGGTTCCGTGGCCCGTGAACTTAAACAAAAACTTACCAAAATGAAATTCCCTCTCGGCTATCACGCAGAGATGCTTGGTGAGTACCAGGAGCGGCAGCGTGCCCAGAACATACTTATAATTATAACCTGGTTTGCTCTTTTTGCCATCTTACTCATCCTGCACGAGTCAATGGAAAGAAACTGGCGGCTTGCCTTGATGGTTATGCTGCTTCTTCCGGTTGCGATGATAGGCGGAATTATAGCTACGGGTATAAGTAGTGCTGTCATATCTCTCGGTTCCCTGGTGGGATTCCTCACCATACTGGGGATTGCCACCCGTAACGGTATCCTCATGATCAGCCACTTCAGACACCTTGAGCGTTATGAGGGTGAGACCTTTGGACCGGACCTAGTGCTGCGTGGAGCGCGTGAACGGTTGTCGCCAATCCTGATGACTGCCCTGACTACAGCGCTAGCCCTTATTCCACTGGTGGTCGCCGGAACTGTCCCCGGCCACGAAATTGAATACCCGACGGCAGTGGTTATCCTGGGAGGTCTGACTACCTCGACCTTAATCAATCTCTTCGTTGTCCCCAGTCTGTACTTGCGATTCGGGGGCGGTATAATCAGTAAACCGGAAAACAGTTAA
- a CDS encoding peptidoglycan-binding protein, with protein sequence MTTKRIIVLFSVLGFVAVVGIGGWIVGSRIESPADIAARAAPPIPSPILVPVEERVLSSKVVTRGTARFGLPQPISIAPSALKTEAEVVTTLPLPNTQFEGGNVILTASGRPVFVLWGKLPVYRDLVPGICGDDVRQLEEALKRLGFDPGSIDGRYDQQTSNAVAKWYKLKGWEPIGPTKDQLANVRTLEQAWAEAERNQLSAATATAVLAVESARATAERNNRTAAAELEARRADLRRFIANPKTGVPIAVETVRATAEHNDKAAAAEVEAQIVARALVALDPRQPETARKSADAKLEVARSAARKIRLEGEITIQAAERDGKLSIEQLELAEAAVKSVRLEGEMAVQSAVDALEVAKFDNKLATDRVNQLAADLAIAKRKLGVQVPADEIVFIPVMPVRVKEVMVYVGDPARGTVMVVTDNQLVIDSSLSLDAAQLVKPGMLVAIDEVALGVKARGVVEEVADTPGTHGVDGYHVYLKVRIIETSTPLKDFSLRLTIPVKSTKGAVTVVPISALSLAADGTSRIQIENNGALEYIVVKPGLSADGYVEVTPVNGTLTPGQLVVVGYRNPENKMLP encoded by the coding sequence ATGACAACAAAACGGATTATTGTTTTATTTAGTGTCCTGGGGTTTGTCGCTGTTGTTGGGATAGGGGGCTGGATAGTAGGTTCGCGGATTGAATCTCCAGCGGATATAGCTGCACGAGCAGCACCTCCGATACCATCACCAATTCTTGTTCCGGTGGAGGAACGTGTGTTGAGTTCCAAAGTCGTGACGCGCGGCACAGCACGGTTCGGATTACCTCAACCGATATCCATTGCACCATCTGCCTTGAAAACGGAGGCAGAGGTGGTCACCACCTTACCTTTGCCAAATACCCAATTTGAGGGAGGTAATGTAATACTCACCGCTTCTGGACGTCCTGTGTTCGTTCTTTGGGGCAAGCTTCCAGTCTACCGGGATCTTGTTCCTGGTATCTGTGGCGATGATGTACGACAGTTGGAGGAAGCACTCAAACGCCTCGGGTTTGATCCAGGTTCCATTGATGGTAGATATGATCAACAGACCAGCAATGCGGTGGCCAAGTGGTACAAATTAAAAGGATGGGAGCCGATTGGGCCGACAAAGGACCAACTTGCAAATGTCCGCACTCTTGAACAGGCCTGGGCTGAGGCAGAAAGAAATCAGCTATCAGCTGCTACTGCTACTGCTGTTCTTGCTGTAGAAAGCGCACGCGCCACCGCCGAGCGCAACAATAGAACTGCTGCTGCTGAACTTGAGGCCAGGAGGGCGGATCTGCGTAGATTTATAGCAAATCCAAAGACAGGTGTACCCATAGCTGTAGAAACCGTACGCGCCACGGCAGAGCATAACGATAAAGCTGCTGCTGCCGAGGTGGAGGCTCAGATTGTTGCCCGGGCTTTGGTAGCGCTGGACCCCCGACAACCAGAAACAGCCCGGAAGTCCGCCGATGCCAAACTTGAAGTGGCTCGATCTGCGGCCCGTAAAATTCGATTGGAAGGTGAAATAACCATCCAGGCTGCAGAACGTGACGGCAAGTTGTCCATCGAGCAATTAGAACTGGCTGAAGCGGCTGTAAAATCAGTTCGCCTGGAAGGTGAGATGGCTGTTCAATCTGCTGTTGACGCCCTGGAGGTTGCCAAGTTTGACAATAAATTGGCCACTGATCGAGTTAATCAACTGGCTGCTGACCTAGCCATTGCCAAACGCAAGCTTGGTGTACAGGTGCCGGCCGATGAGATTGTTTTCATCCCAGTAATGCCTGTGCGTGTCAAGGAAGTTATGGTTTATGTCGGTGATCCGGCGAGAGGAACCGTGATGGTAGTAACTGACAATCAATTAGTAATCGACTCGTCTCTGTCCCTTGACGCCGCACAGTTGGTCAAGCCGGGGATGCTGGTTGCCATTGACGAAGTGGCCCTTGGGGTCAAAGCAAGGGGTGTCGTCGAAGAGGTGGCTGATACCCCTGGCACTCATGGAGTTGACGGATACCATGTCTACCTCAAGGTGCGCATCATCGAGACGTCGACGCCACTCAAAGACTTTTCTCTGCGCCTCACTATTCCAGTCAAATCAACCAAGGGAGCCGTCACTGTAGTTCCGATCAGCGCCCTATCTCTCGCCGCCGATGGGACATCAAGAATCCAGATAGAAAACAATGGCGCACTCGAGTATATTGTGGTCAAGCCAGGACTGTCCGCCGACGGTTATGTCGAAGTGACTCCAGTTAATGGAACGCTAACACCAGGCCAGTTGGTGGTGGTCGGATACAGGAATCCTGAAAATAAGATGCTCCCATGA